In the Natronolimnobius baerhuensis genome, one interval contains:
- a CDS encoding glycerate kinase type-2 family protein, producing MTDLRCHRRDVVCRSEAHEVALECLLAGIEAAHPSELVSEMVAVDDGTLTIASGEADDGEASEYDLEAYDDIRLFGGGNAAAQFASALEDNLVEWLTGGAVVTDDPTETAVVDVHAGDHPIPSEDGVAGTERILEAAHACGEDDLVLVTITGGGSALLAAPAPGLSLSDLQAVTDELLACGAAIDEINAVRKHCSAIKGGHLARAVAPATLVTLVLSDVVGDDLSVIASGPTVPDDSTYRDALAVLERYDLDAPAAVSAHLEAGANGEKSETPTATDPAFDRTHTHVLGNGRTALEAARGTALEAGYEPLILASGVRGEAREAALTHVAIAEECRETGSPISPPAVLLSGGETTVTLGDDPGAGGPNQEFVLSGALALEGEEIVVASVDTDGIDGATDVAGAIADGTTIPDRAGRRALEQHDALSVLEDADAVIRTGPSGTNVNDLRIIVVEPST from the coding sequence ATGACCGATCTCCGCTGTCATCGCCGCGACGTCGTCTGCCGGAGCGAGGCCCACGAGGTCGCACTCGAGTGTCTTCTCGCTGGTATCGAGGCTGCACATCCCTCAGAACTCGTCTCAGAGATGGTCGCCGTTGATGATGGAACGCTCACCATCGCGAGCGGCGAGGCTGACGATGGCGAGGCAAGCGAGTACGACCTCGAGGCGTACGACGATATCCGGCTGTTTGGCGGCGGAAACGCCGCGGCACAGTTCGCCTCGGCACTCGAGGACAACCTCGTCGAGTGGCTCACCGGCGGCGCGGTCGTCACCGACGACCCGACTGAGACTGCCGTCGTCGACGTACACGCGGGCGATCATCCGATTCCGAGCGAAGACGGCGTGGCGGGCACAGAGCGCATCCTCGAGGCTGCACACGCGTGCGGCGAGGACGACCTCGTGCTGGTGACGATCACGGGCGGCGGAAGCGCACTGCTTGCGGCCCCTGCGCCGGGACTGTCGTTGTCGGACCTGCAAGCCGTCACCGACGAACTGCTGGCCTGTGGCGCAGCCATCGACGAGATCAACGCCGTCCGAAAGCACTGCTCGGCGATCAAGGGCGGCCACCTCGCTCGCGCCGTGGCACCGGCGACCCTCGTGACGCTCGTCTTAAGCGACGTCGTCGGCGACGACCTAAGCGTCATCGCCAGCGGCCCGACCGTTCCCGACGACTCGACGTACCGCGACGCGCTCGCCGTCCTCGAGCGATACGATCTCGATGCCCCAGCGGCGGTCAGCGCACATCTCGAGGCGGGCGCGAACGGCGAAAAAAGCGAGACGCCGACGGCGACCGACCCGGCGTTCGACCGCACCCACACGCACGTTCTCGGCAACGGGCGAACGGCACTCGAGGCGGCGCGTGGAACCGCGCTCGAGGCCGGCTACGAGCCATTGATACTCGCGTCGGGTGTGCGTGGCGAGGCTCGAGAGGCGGCACTGACTCACGTCGCGATTGCGGAGGAATGTCGTGAAACGGGCTCGCCGATCTCCCCGCCAGCGGTCTTGCTTTCGGGCGGTGAAACGACGGTCACGCTCGGCGACGACCCCGGTGCGGGCGGCCCGAATCAGGAGTTCGTACTGAGCGGCGCGCTCGCGCTCGAGGGCGAGGAGATCGTCGTTGCGAGCGTCGATACGGACGGCATCGACGGCGCGACCGACGTCGCCGGCGCGATTGCAGATGGGACAACGATACCCGACCGGGCAGGGCGTCGCGCACTCGAGCAACACGACGCGCTATCGGTGCTCGAGGACGCAGACGCCGTGATTCGGACTGGTCCGAGCGGGACGAACGTCAACGATCTGCGGATTATCGTCGTCGAGCCATCGACGTAG
- a CDS encoding DMT family transporter, protein MDRRAASFFVLSSLFFGGTFVAAKAGLEYFPPLLFVALRFDVAAVLLGGYVLLTSSREELLPTTRGDLLGILATGGLVIGLSNALLFVGQQYATSAVGAIVFSLNPILTPVFAAVLLSNERLSVHGAVGMGLGLLGVILVVSPDSASLLGGDAVGRAILFAGAISAALGAVLIRRANATLSSTVRIAWGLPLAAALAHGLSAFAGESPGAIRWTTEALLALGYVSIFAGILAYLAYFALLDSTGAIHANLIFYVVPVISTLGGWALLDEQLAPSAVFGFLTIFAGFAILGSESVDLRSRLPARVLECDLSAHLPATMQSGPDEHGALEQESHSSQTD, encoded by the coding sequence ATGGATCGGCGAGCAGCCAGCTTTTTCGTCCTCTCGAGTCTCTTCTTTGGCGGCACGTTCGTCGCCGCAAAGGCTGGCCTCGAGTACTTTCCGCCCTTGTTGTTCGTTGCGCTGCGATTCGACGTTGCAGCCGTGTTGCTCGGCGGCTACGTCCTGCTGACGTCCTCACGTGAGGAGTTGCTGCCGACGACTCGCGGCGACCTCCTCGGTATTCTCGCGACTGGCGGCCTCGTGATTGGTCTCTCGAACGCGCTGTTGTTCGTTGGCCAGCAGTACGCCACGAGCGCAGTCGGGGCCATCGTCTTCAGTCTCAACCCGATTCTGACGCCCGTCTTCGCGGCTGTCCTCCTCTCGAACGAGCGCCTGTCCGTCCACGGTGCAGTTGGGATGGGACTGGGACTCCTCGGCGTTATCCTCGTCGTCAGCCCCGATTCTGCGAGTCTCCTTGGCGGCGACGCTGTCGGCCGCGCGATTCTTTTTGCCGGTGCAATCAGCGCTGCGCTCGGTGCGGTTCTCATCCGCCGGGCCAACGCGACGCTCTCGAGTACGGTTCGTATCGCTTGGGGACTGCCACTTGCCGCGGCGCTCGCTCACGGCCTCTCTGCGTTTGCAGGCGAGTCACCCGGCGCTATTCGCTGGACGACAGAAGCACTCCTCGCACTCGGCTATGTCAGCATCTTCGCTGGTATCCTCGCGTATCTCGCGTACTTCGCGCTGCTCGACTCGACTGGGGCGATCCACGCCAATCTGATCTTCTACGTCGTGCCCGTCATCTCAACACTCGGTGGCTGGGCGCTCCTCGACGAACAACTTGCCCCGAGTGCCGTGTTTGGATTCCTGACTATCTTCGCTGGCTTTGCCATCCTTGGCAGCGAGTCGGTCGATCTTCGGTCGCGACTGCCCGCACGCGTTCTCGAGTGTGACCTGTCCGCGCATCTGCCGGCGACGATGCAGTCGGGACCCGACGAGCACGGAGCACTCGAGCAAGAGTCTCATAGTTCCCAAACGGACTAA
- the rdfA gene encoding rod-determining factor RdfA, translating to MTQTTPTETSEACGCKVGRIATEYGLTDLNDELVRYWTDRTDDRYSTRDLAEHVNQRVLEAALDDAGLQYKDGEVENTYRLLTSDDVSSGTRVQTRKELERDAVPVENVERNFISHQTVYNHLTKCLEAELEEPTDEEKLERSRDKLGALRNRTAAVTEDTVAQLERGDVIDIGEFNVLVNVTVTCEDCKTQYTIRDLLDQGGCDCQSDN from the coding sequence GTGACTCAGACGACGCCCACCGAAACGAGCGAGGCGTGTGGCTGCAAAGTCGGCCGAATCGCCACAGAATACGGCCTTACCGACCTCAACGACGAACTCGTTCGCTACTGGACCGACCGCACAGACGACCGCTACAGCACCCGTGACCTCGCTGAACACGTCAACCAGCGCGTACTCGAGGCTGCACTCGATGACGCCGGCTTGCAGTACAAAGACGGCGAAGTCGAGAACACCTACCGACTCCTGACGAGTGACGATGTCAGCAGCGGGACCCGCGTACAGACGCGCAAGGAACTCGAGCGCGACGCAGTGCCAGTCGAAAACGTCGAACGAAACTTCATCTCGCACCAAACGGTCTACAACCACCTCACAAAGTGTCTCGAGGCCGAACTCGAGGAGCCAACCGATGAGGAGAAACTCGAGCGAAGCCGCGATAAACTCGGTGCGCTTCGCAACCGAACGGCAGCGGTCACCGAAGATACGGTTGCCCAACTCGAGCGCGGAGACGTCATCGATATTGGCGAGTTCAACGTGCTCGTCAACGTGACCGTGACCTGTGAAGACTGCAAAACCCAGTATACGATCCGAGACCTGCTCGACCAGGGTGGCTGTGACTGCCAATCCGACAACTAA
- a CDS encoding helix-turn-helix transcriptional regulator: MEPSDASLEEIEFLSLSSNRVAVLGLLATGSYTRTELAAETGASQATLGRVLSDFAERSWITRAGSEYTATATGQLVAAGFEDLQRILETERKLRGIVEYLPAAAFDFDIRRLSDATITLPTQTRPNAPLQRLLSLLQDGDSVRAVSHAFNEQSLTVVRERTAAGEQTFEGVFSQDAIDALAADTALNKQFQTLLENDRATVRVRSDGVPIAAMIIDDIVYFLLRDDHGVLRASVDTDDEAVHSWAHNRIDEYWESATALEADDQLS, from the coding sequence ATGGAACCGTCGGACGCGTCACTCGAGGAGATCGAGTTTCTGTCCCTGTCGTCGAATCGGGTTGCAGTCCTCGGGTTGCTCGCTACGGGGAGCTATACGCGAACCGAACTGGCTGCTGAGACCGGCGCGTCACAGGCGACGCTGGGGCGTGTTCTGAGTGACTTCGCGGAGCGCTCATGGATCACGCGAGCGGGCAGCGAGTATACGGCAACAGCAACCGGCCAACTGGTCGCGGCGGGATTCGAGGATTTACAGCGTATCCTCGAGACCGAGCGCAAACTGCGGGGAATCGTCGAGTATCTGCCGGCCGCAGCGTTCGACTTCGATATTCGGCGACTGTCGGATGCGACGATTACGCTGCCGACCCAGACGCGTCCGAACGCACCGCTCCAGCGTCTGCTCTCGCTGCTTCAGGACGGAGACAGCGTCCGAGCCGTCTCGCATGCGTTCAACGAGCAAAGTTTGACTGTCGTCCGTGAACGGACCGCCGCTGGTGAACAAACGTTCGAGGGCGTTTTTTCGCAGGATGCGATTGACGCACTCGCAGCCGATACAGCGCTGAATAAGCAGTTTCAAACACTTCTCGAGAACGACCGGGCGACGGTTCGTGTTCGATCCGACGGTGTGCCGATTGCTGCAATGATCATCGACGACATCGTGTACTTTCTGCTGCGAGACGACCACGGCGTGTTGCGAGCGTCGGTCGATACCGACGACGAAGCGGTTCACTCGTGGGCACACAACAGAATCGACGAGTACTGGGAGAGTGCAACAGCACTCGAGGCAGACGACCAGTTGTCGTAG
- the pdxA gene encoding 4-hydroxythreonine-4-phosphate dehydrogenase PdxA translates to MTESDRPTVAVTMGDPAGVGSEIIVAAYERLCDVANPIVIGDATVLEWALDVRDSDLEIAPVDTVADAAFDPNAIPVLDLAIVDSLEYGVVREAYGEASLSYIERAIELALAGEVDAMATAPINKQATRLAGSEYAGHTGMLADYTDTEHYSMMLVEDDLIVTHVSTHVPLREACDLVTTETVLETIRVTDAGLRDLGIDDPDIAVAGLNPHASDGGLLGDEDDAEIRPAVEAARGEGIDAQGPESPDTVYVQAARGNYDCVVSMYHDQGHIPIKTLGFSSGEAVSGVNVTIGLPIVRTSVDHGTAFDIAGEGVASEASLIDAVEVAAEMARRRNEREQTAN, encoded by the coding sequence ATGACTGAGAGCGACCGGCCGACCGTCGCGGTGACGATGGGCGACCCCGCCGGCGTCGGCAGCGAGATCATCGTCGCCGCCTACGAACGGCTGTGTGACGTTGCAAATCCTATCGTCATCGGCGACGCGACCGTCTTAGAATGGGCACTGGACGTACGCGACAGCGACCTCGAGATTGCACCCGTCGATACCGTCGCGGACGCCGCGTTCGATCCGAACGCGATTCCCGTGCTCGACCTCGCAATCGTCGATTCCCTCGAGTATGGCGTCGTCCGCGAAGCGTATGGCGAGGCGAGTTTGTCGTACATCGAGCGCGCAATCGAACTCGCGCTCGCGGGCGAGGTCGACGCGATGGCGACAGCGCCGATCAACAAACAGGCGACCCGCCTCGCGGGCAGCGAGTACGCCGGCCACACGGGGATGCTCGCGGACTACACGGACACCGAGCACTACTCGATGATGCTGGTTGAAGACGACCTGATCGTCACCCACGTCAGCACGCACGTCCCGCTGCGGGAGGCCTGTGACCTCGTGACGACCGAAACCGTTCTCGAGACGATCCGCGTCACCGACGCCGGTCTGCGAGATCTGGGGATCGACGACCCCGACATCGCCGTGGCTGGGCTCAATCCACACGCGAGCGACGGCGGCTTACTCGGCGACGAAGACGACGCCGAAATCCGACCCGCAGTCGAGGCCGCCCGCGGGGAGGGCATCGACGCACAGGGACCGGAATCGCCGGATACCGTCTACGTGCAGGCCGCCCGCGGCAACTACGACTGCGTCGTCTCGATGTACCACGATCAGGGCCACATCCCGATCAAAACGCTCGGGTTCTCGAGCGGCGAGGCCGTCTCCGGGGTCAACGTCACGATTGGACTCCCAATCGTTCGCACGAGCGTCGACCACGGCACCGCCTTCGATATCGCCGGCGAAGGCGTCGCCTCCGAAGCGAGCCTGATCGACGCCGTCGAGGTTGCTGCGGAGATGGCTCGGCGGCGAAACGAGCGCGAGCAAACAGCGAACTGA
- a CDS encoding four-carbon acid sugar kinase family protein, producing MERALVVADDYTGAMDTGQRFAANGRSVRVVLSGPDSSGLERRDSSDPDVLVVDANTRAADSETAGDTVSRLLSDAPSLVYKKVDSTLRGNVVSEVDAALAALGADLAVVAPAFPATGRVTVNDRLLVDGVSLADAGYGVQSSTLESRFATSQYDCESLPIDTVVSGRDAIRSALESTLGGEPTLVTCDAIHERHLESIGAAAQSLEATVLFVGSGGLASALSVPGMDTMAAPAVDRPAGDVLGVVGSINDRTLEQLAAVPDNRVVRLAPTDAVSDPLRAGQNAARPLQERLEAHGEAVVTGALEPGDVEQAREGAAALDRDIGPGSRIESALASAAAETAKSTFLSGLFLTGGSVARATLERLNATAIDLSGGAVDDGIPVGHLVDGDLAGATVITKAGGFGSPGSIVNCLSALDEAND from the coding sequence ATGGAACGGGCGCTCGTCGTTGCAGACGATTACACCGGTGCGATGGACACGGGGCAGCGATTCGCCGCTAACGGCCGGTCAGTGCGAGTCGTTCTCTCGGGTCCCGACTCGAGTGGTCTCGAGCGACGCGACTCGAGCGATCCAGACGTGCTCGTCGTCGACGCAAATACGCGCGCAGCCGATTCGGAAACGGCAGGCGACACCGTCTCTCGCCTCCTCTCGGATGCGCCGTCGCTCGTCTACAAGAAAGTCGATTCGACACTGCGCGGGAACGTGGTGAGCGAAGTCGATGCCGCACTCGCTGCACTCGGTGCGGATCTGGCCGTCGTCGCTCCCGCGTTTCCAGCAACGGGTCGGGTGACGGTCAACGACCGTCTGCTCGTCGATGGCGTCTCGCTTGCGGATGCGGGGTATGGCGTCCAGTCGTCGACGCTCGAGTCGCGATTCGCCACGTCACAGTATGACTGCGAGTCACTGCCCATCGACACCGTTGTGTCAGGGCGGGATGCAATTCGATCCGCACTCGAGTCGACACTGGGCGGGGAGCCGACGCTCGTCACCTGCGACGCGATCCACGAGCGCCATCTCGAGTCGATTGGCGCTGCAGCCCAGTCGCTCGAAGCGACTGTATTGTTCGTCGGCAGCGGCGGATTGGCGAGTGCGCTTTCAGTCCCGGGAATGGATACCATGGCCGCGCCCGCCGTCGACCGACCAGCTGGCGATGTCCTCGGCGTCGTCGGCAGTATCAACGACCGGACGCTCGAGCAACTCGCAGCCGTCCCTGACAACCGCGTTGTTCGATTGGCCCCCACGGATGCTGTGTCGGATCCACTGCGAGCGGGCCAGAACGCGGCTCGCCCCCTCCAAGAACGACTCGAGGCCCACGGCGAGGCGGTTGTGACTGGCGCGCTCGAGCCAGGTGACGTTGAGCAGGCCCGCGAGGGTGCAGCGGCCCTTGATCGCGACATCGGCCCTGGGAGTCGAATCGAGAGCGCACTCGCGAGTGCAGCCGCGGAAACGGCGAAATCGACTTTCCTCTCTGGGCTCTTTCTCACCGGTGGCTCGGTCGCTCGAGCGACACTCGAGCGCCTGAACGCGACGGCAATCGACCTCTCCGGCGGGGCCGTCGATGATGGAATTCCAGTTGGCCACCTCGTCGATGGTGACCTCGCGGGTGCAACGGTCATCACGAAAGCCGGTGGCTTCGGCTCGCCTGGGAGTATCGTTAACTGTCTCTCCGCACTAGATGAGGCCAATGACTGA